In Methanonatronarchaeum sp. AMET-Sl, one genomic interval encodes:
- the ahaH gene encoding ATP synthase archaeal subunit H — protein sequence MDQKTIEGYSMEKEKLEEIKEAEKKALEIIEDAQTKAEEIVREAEMEAREISKNAKKEAREEIEEIKKEELKETSEEAEKIISEGKSEAEEMLEKAKENTDKAEEEVFELLIGT from the coding sequence ATGGACCAAAAAACAATAGAGGGTTATTCAATGGAAAAAGAAAAACTAGAGGAAATCAAAGAGGCTGAAAAAAAGGCTCTTGAAATAATAGAGGACGCTCAAACTAAAGCCGAAGAAATAGTCAGAGAAGCCGAGATGGAGGCCAGAGAGATATCTAAAAACGCCAAAAAAGAAGCTCGAGAAGAAATAGAGGAAATCAAGAAAGAAGAACTCAAAGAAACCAGTGAAGAAGCGGAAAAAATAATTAGCGAAGGAAAATCTGAAGCCGAAGAAATGTTGGAGAAAGCCAAAGAAAACACAGATAAAGCCGAAGAAGAAGTCTTTGAACTATTAATCGGAACATAA
- a CDS encoding V-type ATP synthase subunit E family protein, protein MQMESGVQKLKKEIINKAEEEASELVSNAEERAENIKKNAQEKAEKNKQEIIDERREEIEQEKRSMMAEAKLKAKRSKLDVKEQLINEIIEDIKTSITNYSEQKKLELLQNLIKESFTEINTEKLIINANTKDLELIKENKNLIKEEIEETLNKQIEIEIGEKIDSAAGITATSQDKSITIDNTIEEIIRRKRGEIRQIVNRVCF, encoded by the coding sequence ATGCAGATGGAAAGTGGCGTTCAAAAGCTAAAAAAAGAGATAATTAATAAAGCCGAAGAAGAAGCCAGTGAACTTGTCTCCAATGCCGAAGAAAGAGCAGAAAACATAAAGAAAAACGCTCAAGAAAAAGCAGAGAAAAACAAACAAGAAATAATCGATGAAAGAAGAGAAGAGATTGAACAAGAAAAAAGAAGCATGATGGCAGAAGCAAAACTCAAAGCCAAAAGATCAAAACTAGACGTAAAAGAACAACTAATAAACGAAATCATAGAAGACATCAAAACATCTATAACAAATTACAGTGAACAAAAAAAGCTAGAACTACTACAAAACCTAATCAAAGAATCATTCACAGAAATAAACACAGAAAAACTCATAATAAACGCAAACACCAAAGACCTCGAATTAATCAAAGAAAACAAAAACCTAATCAAAGAAGAAATCGAAGAAACACTAAACAAACAAATCGAAATCGAAATCGGAGAAAAAATAGATAGCGCTGCAGGAATAACCGCAACATCACAAGACAAATCAATAACAATAGATAACACAATCGAAGAGATAATCAGAAGAAAAAGAGGAGAAATACGACAGATAGTCAACAGGGTATGTTTCTAA